The Mangifera indica cultivar Alphonso chromosome 8, CATAS_Mindica_2.1, whole genome shotgun sequence genome has a window encoding:
- the LOC123223219 gene encoding protein REVEILLE 3-like isoform X1 has translation MVSVNPNPAQGFFFFDPMNRSYSGFNSQPPTANNTTTSTTNSSTSTTTSSTKTASTNTMSFAEDPSKKIRKPYTITKSRESWTDQEHDKFLEALQLFDRDWKKIEAFIGSKTVIQIRSHAQKYFLKVQKNGTSEHVPPPRPKRKAAHPYPQKAPKNGPYAPVASQVAGPYQSSTALLETGYVYGPESSSVLANPYPGAALSSRSFNSTPPVNVSQVAKDDVGLAGSTIAHNCYSSSNESTPRPRPVGEAIDQGDRKPTRAMPDFAQVYSFIGSVFDPNATGHVQRLRQMDPINFETALLLMRNLAINLTSPEFEEHRRMLPLYDAESERAKLSRPYNIMHVAKSESAIPSV, from the exons ATGGTGTCCGTGAATCCGAACCCGGCTCAaggatttttcttctttgatccAATGAATAGGTCTTATTCTGGCTTCAATTCTCAGCCACCAACAGCTAACAATACTACAACTTCGACAACAAATAGTAGTACTAGTACTACTACGTCATCGACTAAAACTGCGAGTACTAATACGATGTCGTTTGCGGAAGATCCGAGCAAGAAGATTCGAAAACCATATACGATTACTAAGTCTAGAGAGAGCTGGACCGATCAAGAGCATGACAAGTTTCTAGAAGCTCTCCAACT ATTTGACAGGGACTGGAAGAAGATTGAAGCATTTATTGGGTCCAAAACAGTCATCCAG ATAAGAAGCCATGCACAGAAGTACTTTCTTAAGGTTCAAAAGAATGGGACAAGTGAACATGTACCTCCCCCTCGGCCAAAGAGGAAAGCAGCACATCCATACCCACAAAAAGCACCTAAAAATGGTCCATATG CTCCTGTTGCATCCCAAGTTGCTGGCCCATATCAATCTTCGACAGCATTGCTTGAGACAGGTTATGTTTACGGTCCAGAGTCATCGTCAGTTCTTGCGAATCCATATCCCGGTGCGGCCTTGTCTTCCCGGAGTTTTAACTCAACTCCACCAGTAAATGTGTCGCAAGTGGCTAAAG ATGATGTTGGATTGGCTGGATCAACTATTGCTCATAATTGCTACAGTAGTAGTAATGAAAGCACTCCAAGACCTCGGCCTGTTGGTGAAGCAATTGATCAAGGGGATAGAAAACCAACCAGAg CTATGCCAGATTTTGCTCAGGTTTACAGTTTCATTGGCAGTGTTTTTGACCCCAATGCGACTGGTCATGTTCAGAGACTTAGGCAGATGGACccaataaattttgaaact GCATTGTTGTTGATGAGAAATCTTGCCATCAATTTGACAAGTCCTGAGTTTGAGGAACAT AGAAGGATGCTACCACTTTATGACGCGGAATCGGAGAGAGCCAAATTGAGTCGTCCTTACAATATTATGCATGTTGCTAAATCAGAAAGTGCCATTCCATCTGTGTGA
- the LOC123223220 gene encoding uncharacterized protein At1g01500-like isoform X1 — protein sequence MDHKESPERVNSYHLIPNSAWLEIRLFYVRISPCVISGVPDHLTLCHVRSQIGVSLEINGSRIPASDVASITLRRDRLNKESSEVTYVSMDSVRVTGSIEFEVFQEKDMVLCGSLERIESTRNNERDAMAGWGMDCYTAIGTGSSAFFQPKLGVSAPAIEVYIAGCCGGVPIILTKTIQVSPRRKVSRHGVLDSIPEDEEIEKHLNGANGFVRHRKLQITEAQVDDYESDEKIRESLYSEDMYYGEDGQLSWFNAGVRVGVGIGLGMCIGIGLGVGLLMRSYQAATGKFRRRFL from the exons ATGGATCACAAAGAATCGCCTGAACGGGTAAATTCTTATCACCTCATACCTAATTCAGCGTGGCTTGAAATCAGACTCTTTTATGTACGAATTTCACCCTGCGTGATCTCCGGCGTGCCCGACCACCTAACTCTTTGCCACGTGCGAAGCCAGATCGGCGTATCTCTCGAAATCAACGGTTCTCGTATCCCTGCGTCTGATGTGGCATCGATAACCCTACGCCGGGATCGGCTCAATAAGGAGTCATCAGAAGTGACGTACGTGAGCATGGATAGCGTGCGTGTGACGGGAAGCATCGAATTCGAAGTGTTTCAAGAGAAGGACATGGTTTTGTGTGGGTCCCTAGAGAGGATTGAGTCAACGCGGAATAATGAACGAGACGCGATGGCCGGATGGGGCATGGATTGTTACACGGCGATAGGCACGGGTTCTTCAGCATTTTTCCAGCCGAAACTTGGGGTTTCGGCGCCGGCTATTGAGGTTTATATTGCTGGTTGCTGTGGGGGTGTACCGATAATTTTGACAAAGACAATACAGGTAAGCCCGAGAAGGAAAGTATCAAGGCATGGGGTGCTGGATTCGATTCCCGAGGATGAGGAGATTGAGAAACATTTAAATGGTGCTAATGGGTTCGTTCGCCACCGAAAGTTGCAG ATTACAGAGGCACAAGTTGATGACTATGAGTCAGATGAGAAAATCCGAGAGAGTTTGTACTCGGAAGATATGTACTATGGGGAAGATGGCCAACTGTCATGGTTTAATGCTGGTGTTAGAGTTGGAGTTGGAATTGGGTTAGGCATGTGCATCGGAATTGGACTTGGTGTTGGTCTTCTAATGCGATCATATCAAGCAGCCACTGGAAAGTTTAGGAGGAGGTTTCTCTGA
- the LOC123223219 gene encoding protein REVEILLE 3-like isoform X2, with the protein MVSVNPNPAQGFFFFDPMNRSYSGFNSQPPTANNTTTSTTNSSTSTTTSSTKTASTNTMSFAEDPSKKIRKPYTITKSRESWTDQEHDKFLEALQLFDRDWKKIEAFIGSKTVIQIRSHAQKYFLKVQKNGTSEHVPPPRPKRKAAHPYPQKAPKNAPVASQVAGPYQSSTALLETGYVYGPESSSVLANPYPGAALSSRSFNSTPPVNVSQVAKDDVGLAGSTIAHNCYSSSNESTPRPRPVGEAIDQGDRKPTRAMPDFAQVYSFIGSVFDPNATGHVQRLRQMDPINFETALLLMRNLAINLTSPEFEEHRRMLPLYDAESERAKLSRPYNIMHVAKSESAIPSV; encoded by the exons ATGGTGTCCGTGAATCCGAACCCGGCTCAaggatttttcttctttgatccAATGAATAGGTCTTATTCTGGCTTCAATTCTCAGCCACCAACAGCTAACAATACTACAACTTCGACAACAAATAGTAGTACTAGTACTACTACGTCATCGACTAAAACTGCGAGTACTAATACGATGTCGTTTGCGGAAGATCCGAGCAAGAAGATTCGAAAACCATATACGATTACTAAGTCTAGAGAGAGCTGGACCGATCAAGAGCATGACAAGTTTCTAGAAGCTCTCCAACT ATTTGACAGGGACTGGAAGAAGATTGAAGCATTTATTGGGTCCAAAACAGTCATCCAG ATAAGAAGCCATGCACAGAAGTACTTTCTTAAGGTTCAAAAGAATGGGACAAGTGAACATGTACCTCCCCCTCGGCCAAAGAGGAAAGCAGCACATCCATACCCACAAAAAGCACCTAAAAATG CTCCTGTTGCATCCCAAGTTGCTGGCCCATATCAATCTTCGACAGCATTGCTTGAGACAGGTTATGTTTACGGTCCAGAGTCATCGTCAGTTCTTGCGAATCCATATCCCGGTGCGGCCTTGTCTTCCCGGAGTTTTAACTCAACTCCACCAGTAAATGTGTCGCAAGTGGCTAAAG ATGATGTTGGATTGGCTGGATCAACTATTGCTCATAATTGCTACAGTAGTAGTAATGAAAGCACTCCAAGACCTCGGCCTGTTGGTGAAGCAATTGATCAAGGGGATAGAAAACCAACCAGAg CTATGCCAGATTTTGCTCAGGTTTACAGTTTCATTGGCAGTGTTTTTGACCCCAATGCGACTGGTCATGTTCAGAGACTTAGGCAGATGGACccaataaattttgaaact GCATTGTTGTTGATGAGAAATCTTGCCATCAATTTGACAAGTCCTGAGTTTGAGGAACAT AGAAGGATGCTACCACTTTATGACGCGGAATCGGAGAGAGCCAAATTGAGTCGTCCTTACAATATTATGCATGTTGCTAAATCAGAAAGTGCCATTCCATCTGTGTGA
- the LOC123223220 gene encoding C-terminal binding protein AN-like isoform X2, translating to MDHKESPERVNSYHLIPNSAWLEIRLFYVRISPCVISGVPDHLTLCHVRSQIGVSLEINGSRIPASDVASITLRRDRLNKESSEVTYVSMDSVRVTGSIEFEVFQEKDMVLCGSLERIESTRNNERDAMAGWGMDCYTAIGTGSSAFFQPKLGVSAPAIEVYIAGCCGGVPIILTKTIQVSPRRKVSRHGVLDSIPEDEEIEKHLNGANGFVRHRKLQITEAQVDDYESDEKIRESLYSEDMYYGEDGQLSWFNAGVRVGVGIGLGMCIGIGLGVGLLMRSYQAATGKFRRSTHITSSAPMPHRNNPTPLPLVVTLNCIEDCDLEQESLAGVASVEHVPLSRLSDGKIEAASVVLLHSLAYLPRAAQRRLCPYQLILCLGSSDRAVDSALAADLGLRLVHVDTTRADEIADTVMALVLGLLRRTHLLSRHALSASGWLGSVQPLCRGMRRCRGLVLGIVGRSSSARALASRSLAFKMSVLYFDVHKGKGKFAFPSAARRMDTLNDLLAASDVISLHCAVTDETIQIINAECLQHIKPGAFLVNTGSSQLLDDCAVKQLLIDGTLAGCALDGAEGPQWMEAWVREMPNVLILPRSADYSEEVWMEIRDKAISILQTFFFDGVIPNNVIYDEDEDESKMGEEVEQFDKQDNVSALQGSVSEQLTDDTQVTPESSQKKGINLSKESPSQLKVSGLSTSKSDGRRSRSGKKAKKRHAQQKSLQKSDDSSALVKESTSHREDDTAMSGTDQASSRCASPEDSRNRKTPIELLQESTSEHNLKSSKKLSGKSVEMLKDGYVIALYARDHPALHISRQRLKGGGWFLDTMPNVTTRDPAAQFLVAFRSKDIIGLRSFVAGGKLLQINRRMEFVFASHSFDVWESWTMEGSLDECRLVNCRNPLAVLDVRIVILAAVGEDDGVTRWVD from the exons ATGGATCACAAAGAATCGCCTGAACGGGTAAATTCTTATCACCTCATACCTAATTCAGCGTGGCTTGAAATCAGACTCTTTTATGTACGAATTTCACCCTGCGTGATCTCCGGCGTGCCCGACCACCTAACTCTTTGCCACGTGCGAAGCCAGATCGGCGTATCTCTCGAAATCAACGGTTCTCGTATCCCTGCGTCTGATGTGGCATCGATAACCCTACGCCGGGATCGGCTCAATAAGGAGTCATCAGAAGTGACGTACGTGAGCATGGATAGCGTGCGTGTGACGGGAAGCATCGAATTCGAAGTGTTTCAAGAGAAGGACATGGTTTTGTGTGGGTCCCTAGAGAGGATTGAGTCAACGCGGAATAATGAACGAGACGCGATGGCCGGATGGGGCATGGATTGTTACACGGCGATAGGCACGGGTTCTTCAGCATTTTTCCAGCCGAAACTTGGGGTTTCGGCGCCGGCTATTGAGGTTTATATTGCTGGTTGCTGTGGGGGTGTACCGATAATTTTGACAAAGACAATACAGGTAAGCCCGAGAAGGAAAGTATCAAGGCATGGGGTGCTGGATTCGATTCCCGAGGATGAGGAGATTGAGAAACATTTAAATGGTGCTAATGGGTTCGTTCGCCACCGAAAGTTGCAG ATTACAGAGGCACAAGTTGATGACTATGAGTCAGATGAGAAAATCCGAGAGAGTTTGTACTCGGAAGATATGTACTATGGGGAAGATGGCCAACTGTCATGGTTTAATGCTGGTGTTAGAGTTGGAGTTGGAATTGGGTTAGGCATGTGCATCGGAATTGGACTTGGTGTTGGTCTTCTAATGCGATCATATCAAGCAGCCACTGGAAAGTTTAGGAGGAG CACTCACATAAC ATCCTCTGCACCAATGCCTCACCGTAACAACCCTACACCTCTTCCTTTAGTAGTCACTCTTAACTGCATCGAAGACTGCGACTTAGAACAAGAGTCCCTTGCCGGCGTTGCTTCTGTCGAGCACGTTCCTCTCAGTCGCTTATCCGATGGCAAGATCGAAGCAGCCTCCGTTGTCCTCCTTCATTCCCTCGCCTACCTACCACGCGCCGCGCAACGCCGGCTCTGTCCCTACCAGCTTATCCTCTGTCTTGGCTCTTCTGACCGCGCCGTCGACTCCGCTCTCGCCGCCGACCTCGGTCTCAGGCTGGTCCACGTTGACACCACTCGAGCCGATGAGATCGCTGATACTGTGATGGCTCTCGTACTCGGCTTGCTTCGACGAACGCATTTGCTTTCTCGCCATGCGCTCTCGGCTTCGGGATGGCTAGGCTCGGTGCAGCCGCTATGTCGAGGAATGAGGCGGTGTAGAGGACTAGTTTTGGGGATTGTTGGTAGATCTTCGTCGGCTCGGGCTTTGGCTTCGAGGAGTTTGGCTTTCAAGATGAGTGTGCTTTATTTTGATGTTCACAAG GGTAAAGGGAAATTTGCATTTCCTTCGGCTGCTCGAAGGATGGATACTCTTAATGATTTACTAGCTGCAAGTGATGTTATCTCTCTTCATTGTGCTGTAACAGATGAAACAATTCAGATTATCAATGCAGAATGTTTGCAGCATATAAAGCCTG GGGCATTTCTTGTGAATACGGGCAGCAGTCAGCTGCTGGATGATTGTGCTGTGAAGCAGCTTTTAATTGATGGCACCTTAGCTGGCTGCGCCTTGGATGGTGCCGAAGGGCCACAATGGATGGAAGCATGG GTTAGGGAGATGCCAAATGTATTGATACTACCTCGCAGTGCGGATTACAGTGAAGAAGTATGGATGGAGATTAGGGACAAAGCCATATCTATATTGCAAACGTTCTTCTTTGATGGGGTTATTCCAAACAATGTCATTTATGATGAGGATGAGGACGAAAGCAAAATGGGTGAAGAAGTTGAACAATTTGATAAACAAGACAATGTGAGTGCCCTTCAGGGTTCTGTTTCTGAGCAACTGACAGATGATACCCAAGTTACTCCAGAAAGCTCTCAGAAAAAAGGGATCAATCTATCAAAAGAATCACCTAGCCAGCTGAAAGTTTCAGGTTTGTCTACCTCTAAATCTGATGGAAGGCGTAGCAGGTCAGGTAAGAAGGCCAAAAAGAGGCATGCCCAACAAAAATCTTTGCAAAAATCAGATGATTCCTCTGCATTAGTTAAAGAAAGTACTTCACATAGGGAAGATGATACTGCTATGAGTGGCACAGATCAAGCCAGTTCTCGGTGTGCTTCCCCTGAAGACTCAAGAAATAGGAAAACGCCTATAGAATTACTGCAAGAGTCAACTTCTGAACATAATCTAAAATCTAGCAAAAAGCTCAGTGGAAAGTCTGTGGAAATGCTGAAAGATGGTTACGTCATAGCTCTATATGCAAGAGATCACCCTGCACTCCACATCTCCAGGCAGAGACTCAAAGGTGGTGGCTGGTTCCTAGATACCATGCCAAATGTAACAACAAGAGATCCTGCAGCTCAGTTCCTTGTTGCTTTCAGGAGCAAG GACATAATTGGCTTGCGATCTTTTGTTGCTGGTGGAAAGTTATTGCAG ATTAATAGAAGAATGGAGTTTGTATTTGCTAGTCACAGTTTTGATGTTTGGGAGAGTTGGACAATGGAAGGTTCCCTGGATGAATGTAGGCTTGTAAACTGTAGAAATCCCCTG GCTGTTCTGGATGTTCGCATTGTAATTCTGGCAGCTGTGGGTGAAGATGATGGGGTTACTCGTTGGGTTGATTAG